In Pseudobdellovibrionaceae bacterium, the following proteins share a genomic window:
- a CDS encoding VCBS repeat-containing protein — protein MKKRLFWSLVLFAGVAFYFWTQSRYPALNTKAAMGDRTGVLGISFDIILNYDAKSPLWYRIYAGTINWCYTNWKGMTFGLVFSAIVLNILSLFTYRKTSSVFINSLMGLLFGAPLGVCANCVAPIAQSLKDSGASTETTLSTAISSPTLNVVVLSMVFTLFPLHFEVTKVILTLFILVVVIPLLTKHFLEKQAHHTIGTATAAQALIPAQIPGNESVLVALLQVLISSTKKLGFVCLRTVPFMLLAGLLGTVFVEILPFGFFSGIEPSFWSILGISFFGTLLPVPIAFDVVTASSFLNSGLDSGLTMSLLFTLGIFSIYPFMLFWKHISFRVALALLITVVATGSFAGGAVNWYEHHRRDEALTAVSNLHLDKLTDLKANRLETTKSILLEACALPVGQALPESDYMSCYRKSLYQVAAALGDSEFCSLLDSDKNRSDCPVFVEQETQKTDPQLCDKAKDLLLCKTAYYKRLASLGRPMEWHCNGEADEAVRAICRQAIKLSAIVRDEDHKLCQSLPESAGWRTTCYYRFALNSSATLHDSSALDICRLIAHPPTRDRCLVDVGTILLTRTNDVDGCRKLGSAELTTECDQSVAYTLALDGNNPELCFEYLQSNQASDCWLKARSRLNAKTIERLHFLSQLEVPGDIQPIALDDHNGPSSQFIDHLMSNLPLMEHYESDTVRILRTRFIDNLDNPEVQTYFQRNEGKDLGLDSSISGMEFYVGFPSVGKGISAGDLNNDGWPDIVVSNFNGLDLYFNTGQRSFIRSQLGLNRDDSRYINSRHILIAAPADFNNDGWLDLYITTRGGDNFIIYNEQNSFLTARLARFPGSHRSATFATSIADVDKNGTLDLVNGNLTTGAFPFWKPESKNEFYFQRSLGKFESADFEDYNGVTLSTLFSDVNHDGEMDLFVGNDFATPDSFYWGPIREPIKFDRGINSPIPVTPHATMSYDSGDFNNDGFLDLFISEMTFEPTPEKDYCGEIKDPNYREDCRQASAAYLAIENWNMAGCMALTKSHLQITCSMGLLIRIAARLKQPDLCAKVPDNLVSFRKRCDYMAAHREVGQQPKFEGVPQRVDSNILLANDGKGRFVDRTDNTGVRSSYFSWGARFADYDNDGWQDIYVVNGTQIGKDIRPNVLFHNQKGQKFISAQESFGLDDYIHTSSFVDVDFDRDGDLDVIATGGLAPLRVFTNLNKSGNKAISFEVRMREGNRFGIGTKVSIEYDYEGKTGKQIREIKIGGGFMSYDPAVAHFGLGQVNEVKRVTIQWPNGQVESWQESFPANSHYIIEQK, from the coding sequence ATGAAAAAAAGACTATTCTGGAGTCTCGTTCTCTTTGCTGGAGTGGCGTTTTACTTTTGGACCCAGTCCCGGTACCCGGCACTCAACACCAAAGCAGCCATGGGTGACCGCACCGGAGTTTTGGGGATCTCATTTGATATTATTCTCAACTATGATGCCAAAAGCCCGCTTTGGTATCGGATTTATGCTGGAACCATCAATTGGTGCTATACCAACTGGAAGGGAATGACTTTTGGATTAGTATTCTCGGCAATTGTTCTCAATATCCTTTCCCTATTCACCTACAGAAAGACATCTTCTGTATTCATCAATTCGTTGATGGGTTTATTATTTGGGGCACCCCTGGGCGTCTGCGCCAACTGTGTCGCACCCATTGCTCAAAGCCTTAAAGACAGCGGAGCTTCTACTGAAACCACACTCTCAACAGCTATCAGTTCTCCCACCCTGAATGTGGTTGTTCTCTCCATGGTCTTTACCCTCTTTCCCCTTCACTTCGAGGTCACAAAGGTCATCCTGACCCTATTCATTCTAGTAGTCGTCATACCACTACTTACCAAACACTTTCTCGAGAAGCAGGCCCACCATACCATTGGAACAGCCACTGCCGCACAGGCCTTAATTCCGGCTCAAATACCTGGGAATGAGAGTGTCTTGGTGGCACTTCTTCAAGTTTTGATCTCATCCACCAAGAAACTCGGGTTTGTGTGCCTGCGTACTGTTCCTTTTATGCTTCTCGCTGGCCTCCTTGGCACCGTCTTCGTCGAAATCTTACCTTTCGGGTTCTTTTCGGGAATCGAACCCTCATTTTGGTCTATTCTCGGGATCTCCTTTTTTGGAACTCTACTCCCGGTACCGATTGCCTTTGACGTTGTCACGGCCTCCAGCTTTCTCAACTCAGGCTTAGACAGTGGACTCACCATGTCCCTGCTCTTTACTCTTGGCATCTTTAGCATTTATCCGTTTATGTTGTTTTGGAAGCATATCTCATTCCGGGTTGCTCTCGCTCTCTTGATCACGGTCGTAGCTACCGGAAGCTTCGCTGGCGGAGCTGTCAACTGGTACGAACACCACCGTCGCGATGAGGCATTGACTGCAGTATCTAATCTTCACCTGGACAAGCTGACCGATTTAAAGGCCAATAGGCTTGAGACCACAAAGAGTATTCTCTTGGAAGCATGCGCACTCCCTGTGGGTCAGGCATTGCCTGAGTCAGATTACATGAGTTGTTATCGTAAGTCCCTCTATCAGGTCGCCGCCGCGTTAGGTGACTCGGAATTCTGCTCCCTCCTTGATAGCGACAAGAATCGATCCGACTGCCCGGTCTTCGTGGAACAAGAAACTCAAAAGACTGATCCACAGCTGTGCGACAAAGCCAAGGATCTTCTCTTATGTAAGACAGCCTACTACAAGAGGCTGGCCTCTCTTGGTCGGCCCATGGAGTGGCACTGTAATGGTGAGGCTGATGAGGCAGTGCGGGCTATTTGCCGCCAGGCCATTAAACTCTCAGCTATTGTTCGCGATGAAGATCACAAGCTTTGTCAATCGCTGCCAGAAAGTGCGGGGTGGCGGACCACTTGCTACTACCGCTTTGCCCTCAACTCCTCCGCGACACTTCACGATTCAAGCGCTCTGGATATTTGTCGTCTCATCGCCCACCCTCCAACCAGAGATCGCTGCCTTGTGGATGTGGGAACTATTTTGCTCACCCGGACCAATGATGTTGATGGTTGCCGAAAGCTCGGAAGTGCTGAACTCACTACCGAGTGTGATCAAAGTGTTGCCTACACTCTGGCATTAGACGGCAACAATCCCGAGCTCTGCTTTGAATATCTACAATCGAATCAAGCATCCGATTGCTGGCTCAAGGCAAGATCTCGCCTTAACGCCAAGACGATAGAGCGCCTGCACTTTCTCTCTCAGCTTGAGGTCCCAGGAGATATCCAACCAATAGCTCTCGATGACCACAATGGCCCCTCATCTCAATTCATCGACCATTTAATGAGTAATCTTCCACTCATGGAGCATTATGAATCCGACACAGTCAGGATATTGAGGACTCGTTTCATCGACAACCTGGATAACCCCGAAGTGCAGACCTATTTCCAACGAAACGAAGGAAAGGATTTAGGACTGGACAGCTCGATCTCTGGCATGGAGTTCTACGTTGGCTTTCCATCCGTAGGCAAAGGTATTTCTGCCGGCGACCTCAATAATGATGGCTGGCCAGACATAGTAGTTTCAAACTTCAATGGTTTGGACTTGTATTTTAACACCGGACAAAGAAGTTTCATTCGCTCCCAACTAGGGTTGAATCGTGATGATTCCCGCTACATAAATTCCCGACATATTCTGATAGCTGCCCCGGCCGATTTCAATAATGACGGCTGGCTGGATCTCTATATTACTACGCGTGGCGGTGATAACTTTATCATCTACAACGAACAAAATAGTTTTCTGACCGCAAGGCTGGCGAGGTTTCCTGGGAGTCACCGGTCAGCCACCTTTGCCACATCAATCGCGGATGTGGATAAAAATGGAACCCTAGATTTGGTCAACGGAAACCTCACGACAGGAGCCTTCCCCTTCTGGAAACCCGAATCCAAAAATGAGTTCTACTTTCAGAGGTCTCTGGGCAAGTTTGAGAGCGCGGACTTTGAAGATTACAACGGGGTGACGTTGAGTACGCTGTTTTCTGATGTCAATCATGATGGCGAAATGGATCTCTTTGTGGGCAACGATTTTGCAACTCCCGACTCTTTCTACTGGGGCCCCATTAGGGAACCGATCAAGTTTGATCGCGGTATCAATAGCCCCATTCCCGTCACTCCTCATGCAACGATGAGCTATGATTCGGGTGACTTTAACAATGATGGTTTTTTAGACCTGTTTATTTCTGAAATGACCTTTGAACCAACTCCCGAGAAAGATTATTGTGGAGAAATCAAAGATCCCAATTATAGAGAGGATTGCCGCCAGGCCTCCGCTGCCTATTTAGCCATTGAGAACTGGAATATGGCCGGATGCATGGCTCTAACCAAGTCCCACTTGCAGATCACTTGCTCCATGGGGCTTCTGATCCGCATCGCTGCCCGCCTTAAGCAGCCGGATCTTTGTGCCAAGGTGCCAGATAATCTGGTGAGTTTCCGAAAACGTTGCGATTACATGGCCGCTCATCGTGAGGTGGGGCAACAACCGAAATTTGAAGGTGTTCCGCAGAGAGTTGATTCCAACATCCTTCTTGCAAACGACGGCAAGGGAAGATTTGTTGATCGTACGGATAACACCGGTGTCCGCTCCAGCTACTTCTCCTGGGGGGCACGATTTGCCGACTATGATAATGACGGCTGGCAAGATATTTACGTAGTTAACGGAACACAAATTGGCAAGGACATCAGACCTAACGTCCTCTTTCACAACCAAAAGGGTCAAAAGTTCATATCAGCTCAGGAGTCTTTTGGATTGGATGACTATATCCACACCTCTTCATTTGTGGATGTCGATTTCGATCGGGACGGAGACCTGGACGTCATAGCAACTGGTGGCCTTGCGCCCCTACGTGTCTTCACCAATTTAAACAAATCTGGAAACAAGGCCATCAGTTTCGAGGTCCGAATGAGGGAGGGCAATCGCTTTGGGATTGGCACCAAGGTCAGTATTGAGTACGACTATGAAGGCAAAACCGGAAAACAAATTAGAGAAATCAAAATCGGCGGTGGTTTTATGTCTTACGATCCCGCCGTGGCTCACTTTGGTCTCGGCCAAGTGAATGAAGTCAAACGGGTAACCATCCAATGGCCAAATGGACAAGTTGAAAGCTGGCAGGAATCCTTTCCTGCCAATAGCCACTACATTATCGAGCAAAAATAG
- the ftsY gene encoding signal recognition particle-docking protein FtsY: MAGNEQTLFILGLALGTLVIFGYIAFRNYIKKELDKEPPAIPEATETAQVARKIEREVGKKIAEPVSAIEDQVPPQPTLKVLPSEPEPPTGPVRAAEPAAPSKKKDLGDALSNTRASLFGRIKTLFGAGGKELSDDDRDGLEEILYTSDLGPQTVERLLEAVDEKLGGKEKSDVNLVRDALREEMLSIFGEVQNGSGSAEDVSQVLHFSGELSFKPQVWLIVGVNGVGKTTTIGKLANAVARSGKKVVVAAGDTFRAAAGDQLKVWSERAQVEIFSPEGVSDPSAVAFDACQMAKAREFDVVIIDTAGRLHTQSNLMEELRKMKRVVQKVIPEGPHETLLVLDANSGQNALMQARNFHSILELSGVVLTKMDGTAKGGVAVGLACELELPIRLIGVGEGIDDLRPFKSEEFVDSIL; this comes from the coding sequence ATGGCAGGTAACGAACAGACTCTCTTTATTCTGGGCCTGGCGCTTGGTACGCTGGTTATTTTTGGCTACATTGCCTTTCGCAATTACATCAAAAAGGAACTGGACAAGGAGCCGCCAGCGATACCGGAAGCCACTGAGACTGCTCAGGTGGCACGAAAAATTGAACGCGAAGTGGGGAAAAAAATTGCTGAACCGGTCTCCGCAATAGAGGACCAAGTTCCCCCTCAGCCCACCCTCAAGGTGTTGCCTTCCGAGCCAGAACCGCCGACCGGGCCTGTTCGCGCCGCGGAGCCAGCCGCTCCTTCTAAGAAGAAGGATTTGGGCGACGCCCTTTCAAATACCAGGGCAAGCCTATTTGGACGAATTAAGACGTTGTTTGGTGCTGGCGGCAAAGAACTGTCTGATGATGACCGCGATGGTTTGGAAGAGATACTCTACACCAGTGACCTGGGGCCACAGACCGTGGAGCGTCTTCTCGAAGCTGTTGATGAGAAATTGGGTGGCAAGGAAAAATCGGACGTAAACCTGGTTCGCGATGCCTTGCGTGAGGAGATGCTGAGTATTTTTGGAGAAGTGCAAAACGGAAGTGGAAGTGCTGAGGATGTCTCCCAAGTTTTGCATTTCTCAGGCGAATTGAGTTTTAAACCTCAGGTGTGGTTAATCGTTGGAGTTAACGGGGTTGGCAAGACGACAACGATTGGCAAGTTAGCCAATGCGGTTGCTCGCTCGGGCAAGAAGGTGGTGGTTGCGGCTGGAGACACGTTCCGTGCTGCCGCCGGCGATCAGCTTAAGGTATGGAGTGAGCGCGCCCAGGTTGAGATATTTTCTCCGGAGGGCGTGTCTGACCCCAGTGCCGTGGCCTTTGATGCCTGCCAAATGGCCAAGGCTCGCGAGTTTGATGTGGTAATTATCGACACAGCCGGACGCTTGCACACTCAAAGTAATTTGATGGAAGAGTTGCGTAAGATGAAGCGCGTGGTTCAAAAGGTCATTCCCGAAGGGCCCCATGAAACCTTGCTTGTGCTCGACGCAAACTCTGGTCAAAACGCTCTCATGCAGGCCCGGAATTTTCACAGTATTTTGGAGCTCTCTGGAGTCGTGCTCACCAAAATGGATGGCACGGCCAAGGGGGGAGTGGCTGTGGGTCTTGCCTGTGAATTGGAGTTGCCAATTCGTCTGATCGGTGTGGGAGAAGGGATCGATGATCTTCGCCCATTTAAGTCCGAGGAGTTCGTCGATTCCATACTCTAG
- a CDS encoding diguanylate cyclase, which translates to MNLGDRIRQLRMPLIPIQVKVFALLMGMTVFIHILVFMTATKVQVKTAQLTASGDLLKAHQTVAEALWESPESALKPTFLKGKQLPKNVVVLALYQNSRVPVWGQWPDDHQGLEEKLKADGLPVHGSGEIFAIANSDSYYLATSIPLYPAGLPPLSIILFKDASEIMSPMKDFRRFLMLLFGFSLAFSAFVSLYVAKSVTRPIQEIKDKAKMIADGNFLIDPKLARNDEIGQLSTTLAQMKDILVKQIHQNQAVNQKLSLKNKRIRQANDELAKKLAETEILLALSQYYEGHDESNQAGQLWERILVMLRRLYKATSVHYLTYNKDEGTYDISQSHGPRNEEADKEGVRMLGEMITPDSLRNGEIQTIEDQEQRSNLIVPLCGDESLHGFILIRKPLPLIKPDFLFLLTLAHHLVLILDNLELHTLAVHDDLTGLYNSRHIRRSLRSWMEIQDGSLLPVSLILFDVDHFKRVNDTYGHPLGDLVLKELGSLVRSHLRAQDVGGRCGGEEFAVLLPRTELSQAEVVAERLRAAVEELSILSKGNKIKTTVSLGVATAPLHGKSGDELFEAADQALYRSKRSGRNRVSSAAELDQFQEDRRSAS; encoded by the coding sequence TTGAACCTCGGTGACCGTATTCGACAATTACGGATGCCCCTAATCCCCATTCAGGTCAAGGTCTTTGCCCTGCTGATGGGCATGACGGTATTTATCCACATCCTGGTGTTCATGACGGCCACCAAAGTTCAGGTAAAAACCGCACAGCTCACCGCAAGTGGTGACCTGCTTAAAGCCCACCAGACAGTTGCTGAAGCCCTGTGGGAGAGCCCAGAAAGCGCCCTTAAACCGACTTTTTTGAAGGGAAAGCAACTGCCAAAGAATGTCGTCGTCCTGGCTCTCTACCAAAACAGTCGGGTTCCGGTTTGGGGGCAATGGCCTGATGACCACCAGGGACTTGAAGAAAAGTTAAAGGCCGATGGTCTGCCAGTTCATGGGTCGGGGGAAATATTCGCCATTGCCAACAGTGACAGTTACTATCTTGCGACTTCCATTCCTCTTTACCCGGCAGGCCTACCGCCTTTGTCGATTATTCTGTTCAAGGATGCCTCCGAGATCATGTCGCCGATGAAAGACTTTCGCAGATTCTTGATGCTCCTCTTCGGTTTTAGCCTGGCCTTCTCGGCATTTGTCTCCCTGTATGTGGCAAAGTCGGTCACCCGCCCCATTCAGGAAATCAAAGATAAGGCCAAGATGATCGCCGATGGGAACTTTCTAATCGACCCAAAGCTGGCTCGTAACGACGAGATCGGGCAGCTCTCCACCACCCTGGCACAGATGAAAGACATACTGGTCAAACAGATTCATCAGAACCAAGCTGTCAATCAGAAGCTGTCACTTAAGAACAAAAGGATTCGTCAGGCGAACGACGAGTTGGCCAAGAAACTTGCTGAAACAGAAATTCTTCTGGCCTTGTCCCAGTATTACGAGGGGCATGATGAGTCCAACCAGGCTGGACAGCTGTGGGAACGCATTTTAGTGATGCTTCGCCGGCTCTACAAAGCCACCAGCGTCCACTACCTGACTTACAACAAAGACGAAGGGACCTACGATATTTCCCAGTCCCATGGACCCAGAAATGAAGAGGCCGACAAAGAAGGAGTGCGGATGCTTGGGGAAATGATCACACCGGACTCACTCCGTAATGGAGAAATCCAAACAATCGAGGATCAGGAACAGCGATCCAACCTCATTGTTCCACTATGTGGCGATGAATCCCTTCATGGTTTTATTCTCATTCGTAAGCCCTTGCCCCTGATTAAACCTGACTTTCTCTTTCTCCTTACCCTGGCTCACCACCTGGTTTTGATATTGGACAACCTGGAACTTCATACCTTGGCCGTTCACGATGATTTGACTGGCCTTTACAACAGTCGTCACATTCGCCGCAGCCTCAGGAGCTGGATGGAAATTCAAGACGGCAGTCTTTTGCCCGTATCCCTCATTTTGTTTGATGTGGATCACTTTAAGCGGGTGAATGATACTTATGGTCACCCCCTGGGAGATCTGGTCCTTAAGGAATTGGGCAGTTTGGTTCGTTCCCACCTCCGTGCTCAGGACGTGGGCGGCCGCTGTGGCGGTGAAGAGTTTGCCGTCCTGCTGCCGAGAACGGAGCTCAGTCAGGCGGAGGTTGTGGCAGAGCGACTGCGCGCAGCCGTAGAGGAATTATCCATCCTCAGCAAGGGAAACAAGATCAAAACCACAGTAAGCCTCGGCGTGGCGACGGCACCCCTCCATGGAAAATCAGGGGATGAGCTGTTTGAAGCAGCCGATCAGGCTCTTTACCGAAGTAAGCGATCCGGTCGCAATCGGGTTTCCTCGGCGGCGGAGTTGGATCAATTTCAAGAAGACCGAAGGTCGGCTTCCTAG
- the smc gene encoding chromosome segregation protein SMC: MRIKKLELVGFKSFKDRTVIHFDAGITGVVGPNGCGKSNIVDALVWVMGEMSAKHLRGSSMEDVIFAGAEGYAPTGLAEVSLTLENDGGPFPAKYAKFSEVMVTRRLHRSGESEYLINKEAARLRDIQEIFMDTGAGSKGFSIIEQGAIGKIITAKPEDRRTLIEEAAGITKFKVRKRESQRKLVQTDQNLVRLQDIIGEQKRQLDSLQRQAQRAERYRTLKNEIRDKELWLMSRSYLTLREDLDQAQRGFIDAQDSDTSVTTEISQMEADLAEMKVVVGEKEQVVEQFQVERKEIQEKSQTLEHEIRELRFEIEQARRDKEMTGNILEQYQARQQALEKDKASYTEKVTGLTDVVQDLEQRFGERNEHYQQVQKRITEADEELTSGRREMLTVSQSESHIEAKLLSTQTQIEEAEAKITTSREVLAELKTKTDEFQQRHVSTHARLEEERQLQLGIMQDVENFQENLELLKVQVSEKQEEVDRFKDSLNEVSSRLYGLENLHANFEGFEEGVKSVMLWQRERNEMHADGSQSTVVEFQPVAEIVEVPQEYELAMEAALGNRLQMLVSDSSQTTLSAVDYLKEKKSGRSSFVSADVLPSFQENPEAGALRESEGFKSYLNDVVKVPDQYRQQVAYFLKDVVVVDSIRTALHLRSLCGDKTFVTLEGDTLTAEGVLTGGASDSVESGVLKRRREIKELSQKREEWAGKLALAQGSLKKLEAKAATVAEELENSKTRQIEKEILVAELKKDLERAENELRNAQQALTRQDELVSREESSLNVLKDREAEMVTTIEETREKRMNLEKKVEELTAELKSSREGIDTIQSEVTQLKVDSAAKRQELEGLQVQLEMVSNSLMDVTTNLTKMSEESEKSSESLSMNSLKIEEQKLELERVVQQAKTKDEQLGAAQNEYEELAAEETELEEKLSKALHSINENKARLNDAQLKLEQLKMKEQYMVDQIHERYMLNLADEAPKYKDVPGDLQATEAEVEDLKQKIKRIGEVNLSAIEEYDDLSERYQFLSQQHQDLTEAKENLRKVIDRINRICSRRFKETFEMVNERFIKVFPVLFGGGEARLIMVEDPEHNEMGIDIVAKPPGKKLQNVSLLSGGEKALTAVSLIFSIFLVKPSPYCLLDEVDAPLDDANVFRFNDLVGEMAKRSQIIVVTHNKHTMKVADKLYGVTMEEKGVSKMVSVNLHEAEKVAEA, encoded by the coding sequence TTGAGAATCAAAAAGCTGGAACTGGTAGGGTTCAAATCTTTTAAAGATCGTACTGTTATTCACTTTGACGCAGGGATCACCGGCGTCGTTGGCCCCAATGGTTGTGGAAAATCCAATATCGTCGATGCTCTGGTATGGGTCATGGGTGAAATGTCGGCCAAACACCTGCGCGGATCCTCTATGGAAGACGTGATTTTTGCCGGTGCTGAAGGCTATGCGCCAACTGGCCTTGCCGAGGTCTCTCTGACTCTGGAAAATGATGGCGGCCCCTTTCCTGCCAAATACGCCAAATTTAGTGAAGTGATGGTCACTCGCAGGCTCCACCGAAGTGGCGAAAGTGAATACCTGATCAATAAGGAAGCAGCCCGCCTTCGTGACATCCAGGAAATCTTTATGGATACGGGAGCCGGCTCCAAGGGATTTAGTATCATCGAGCAGGGAGCGATCGGTAAGATCATCACCGCCAAGCCCGAAGACCGTCGGACCTTAATTGAAGAGGCGGCCGGCATCACCAAATTTAAGGTTCGCAAAAGGGAATCACAACGTAAGTTGGTACAAACCGATCAGAACCTAGTTCGTCTCCAAGACATCATTGGGGAGCAAAAGCGCCAGTTGGATAGTCTTCAGCGACAGGCGCAACGGGCCGAACGCTACCGCACCTTGAAAAACGAAATTCGTGACAAAGAGCTTTGGCTTATGTCCCGATCCTATCTGACCTTGCGTGAGGATTTGGATCAGGCGCAGAGAGGTTTTATCGATGCCCAGGACAGTGACACCAGTGTGACCACCGAGATCAGCCAGATGGAAGCTGATCTGGCCGAGATGAAAGTCGTCGTAGGTGAGAAAGAACAGGTTGTTGAGCAGTTCCAGGTTGAGAGAAAAGAGATTCAGGAAAAGTCCCAGACCTTGGAACACGAGATCCGTGAATTGCGCTTTGAAATTGAACAGGCCCGACGCGATAAGGAAATGACGGGCAACATTCTGGAGCAGTATCAAGCCCGCCAACAAGCATTGGAAAAAGACAAGGCAAGCTACACGGAAAAGGTCACAGGTCTAACAGATGTTGTTCAGGATCTGGAGCAGCGCTTTGGTGAACGCAATGAACACTACCAGCAGGTGCAAAAGAGAATAACTGAAGCAGACGAAGAACTCACCAGTGGCCGTCGTGAAATGTTGACGGTCTCGCAGAGTGAGTCTCATATTGAGGCCAAACTTCTCTCCACTCAGACCCAGATAGAAGAGGCTGAAGCCAAAATCACGACCAGTCGTGAGGTTCTAGCTGAACTGAAGACCAAGACAGATGAGTTTCAGCAGCGTCATGTCTCCACCCATGCTCGCTTGGAAGAGGAGCGGCAGCTGCAGCTTGGAATCATGCAGGACGTGGAGAACTTCCAGGAAAACCTTGAACTCCTAAAAGTTCAGGTGAGTGAGAAGCAGGAAGAAGTTGATCGTTTTAAGGACTCTTTAAATGAGGTGTCCTCTCGTCTGTACGGACTGGAAAACCTCCATGCTAATTTTGAGGGATTTGAAGAGGGCGTGAAGTCTGTCATGCTATGGCAGCGTGAGCGAAATGAAATGCATGCTGACGGCAGTCAGTCGACGGTGGTCGAGTTTCAGCCAGTCGCCGAAATTGTTGAAGTTCCTCAGGAGTACGAACTGGCGATGGAAGCCGCTCTCGGCAACCGTCTGCAGATGTTGGTCAGTGACAGCTCGCAAACCACCCTTTCTGCGGTTGATTATTTGAAAGAGAAAAAGTCCGGCCGTTCAAGCTTTGTCTCAGCTGACGTACTCCCTAGCTTTCAGGAAAACCCGGAAGCCGGGGCCTTGCGTGAATCTGAGGGTTTTAAGTCCTATTTGAACGACGTGGTGAAGGTGCCGGATCAGTACCGCCAACAGGTTGCCTACTTTTTGAAGGACGTTGTGGTGGTGGATTCCATTCGCACGGCTCTTCACTTGCGCAGTCTTTGTGGCGACAAAACATTTGTCACACTTGAAGGCGACACTCTGACGGCAGAAGGCGTGTTGACCGGGGGAGCCTCCGATAGTGTTGAGTCAGGAGTGTTAAAGCGCCGTCGTGAGATTAAAGAGTTGTCTCAGAAGCGCGAAGAGTGGGCCGGCAAACTGGCTTTGGCTCAAGGATCTTTGAAAAAGCTTGAGGCCAAAGCGGCCACCGTGGCTGAGGAGCTGGAAAACAGCAAGACCCGGCAGATTGAGAAAGAGATTCTGGTTGCAGAGTTGAAAAAGGACCTGGAGCGAGCTGAAAACGAGTTGCGAAATGCCCAGCAAGCCCTCACTCGGCAGGACGAGCTGGTTTCTCGCGAGGAATCAAGTTTGAACGTCTTAAAGGATCGGGAAGCGGAGATGGTAACGACCATCGAGGAGACCCGTGAAAAGCGTATGAACTTGGAGAAGAAGGTCGAGGAACTAACGGCTGAACTCAAGTCCTCCCGCGAGGGAATCGACACCATTCAGTCGGAAGTGACTCAGCTAAAGGTGGATTCAGCGGCCAAGCGTCAGGAACTAGAGGGTCTACAGGTCCAGTTGGAGATGGTCTCCAACTCTTTGATGGATGTGACGACCAATCTGACCAAGATGTCCGAGGAGTCCGAGAAGAGTTCAGAGTCCTTGTCGATGAACAGTCTCAAAATCGAAGAGCAAAAGCTGGAACTGGAGCGAGTTGTCCAGCAGGCCAAAACCAAGGACGAGCAGCTTGGTGCTGCACAAAATGAGTACGAGGAATTGGCTGCTGAAGAAACCGAGCTTGAGGAAAAGCTTTCCAAGGCTCTGCACTCGATCAATGAGAATAAGGCCCGCCTGAACGATGCTCAGTTGAAACTGGAACAGTTGAAGATGAAAGAGCAGTACATGGTGGATCAGATTCATGAACGTTACATGCTCAACCTGGCCGATGAGGCCCCCAAGTACAAAGATGTTCCTGGGGATTTGCAGGCGACTGAGGCGGAAGTCGAAGATCTGAAACAGAAGATCAAGCGTATTGGTGAGGTGAACCTGTCGGCGATTGAAGAATATGATGATCTCTCTGAGCGTTATCAGTTCTTGTCCCAGCAGCATCAGGACCTGACTGAGGCCAAGGAGAACCTGCGCAAGGTGATCGACCGGATCAACCGTATTTGTTCCCGCCGATTTAAAGAAACTTTTGAGATGGTGAATGAGCGCTTTATCAAAGTCTTCCCAGTTCTGTTTGGTGGGGGAGAGGCGCGTTTGATTATGGTGGAGGACCCTGAGCACAACGAGATGGGAATCGACATTGTGGCCAAGCCTCCCGGGAAGAAGTTACAGAACGTGAGCCTGCTGTCTGGTGGAGAAAAGGCTTTGACAGCGGTTTCATTGATCTTCTCAATCTTCCTTGTTAAGCCCTCACCCTACTGTTTGTTGGATGAGGTTGATGCTCCGCTTGATGATGCCAACGTTTTCCGCTTCAACGACCTAGTCGGTGAGATGGCAAAGCGGAGTCAGATTATTGTCGTGACTCACAACAAACACACCATGAAGGTGGCCGATAAACTCTATGGCGTGACCATGGAGGAAAAGGGTGTGTCCAAGATGGTCTCTGTGAATCTCCATGAAGCGGAGAAAGTGGCAGAAGCCTAA